The proteins below come from a single Edaphobacter acidisoli genomic window:
- a CDS encoding TonB-dependent receptor, with protein sequence MSGVVTDPSGAAIPGATVNLLAPLTGAARTETTNRAGEYSFPQLAPGKYELTIAAQGFTTVKKPPFDLLVSQPATLNFTLQVATSVSEVTVTAGGQPVLNTTDATLGNTFEGQRIQDLPIEARNVPDLLSLQPGVTFMGRTDNNIGTQSVGNNGSDSRSGTTNGGRSDQSNITLDGVDVNDVNNGYAFTSVLRATQDSVGEFRVTTSNPNAEEGRSSGAQVALVTKSGTNNIHGAVYAYNRNNVFHANDFFNKQTQAAEGLPNTPLKLIRNVYGADVGGPIKKDRAFYFLNYEGRRDTQGFVSNGNSVPTQQFRNGYIEYQCAVAPDCPSGSYTLTPQQLQSMDPQAVGANAAVLALFQKYPLPNNPTVGDGYNTEGYSFSYDAKRSYNTYIARLDWTIDANGKHTVYWRGNLQNDSEPGGPQFPGQPASTTTLTNNKGFGAGYTYLISPSLVNSLVFGLTRQGYSDSGLVSSPYVTLQGVTSLQSYSSSDYTIVPVYNLADNLTWAKHSHNFAFGTNLRFISDKSSSDALSYSNATGTYQYLNPGSIAGSNGPFDPAAYGFPAVTNHFSSNYNSALMGLVGIINVGNITYNNDKNGNVLPVGAPVTRNYRWNEYEFYGQDSWKVNKDVTLTYGLRYSYLEVPAETSGNQVGICVLQGTACAPGDYSLSQFVNQSGGLAAQGKAVSGVGELAFPLSGRYNGKPDYWTPDKFDFAPRFAVAYSPSVTTGFWVKVLGNNLTSIRAGYSLVFDHFGAGITNGFDTNGSFGLSSSLQTSAGILKIANAPRFTSTTAVPQSLLPSAPAVGFPSVPPSIGAISWAEDSAVKTPYAHLIDLSITRQIGNGSSLEVSYVGHLAHRLLEQEDVAMPTNLAAAGTTYFAAAAQMSEMARANGGNGVDPKTVQPNAYWEQLFGALDGQDIGFGPGWTATQNIYQLYQENLYNEANALYALDMPDSLTGAGINPNGAYPSNRFYHDQFSALYAWRSIGASNYNSLQAVYRQQFGLGLQFDLNYTYSKSLDTTSQAERLSSSGSTNYAQIFNTWEPNQLYGDSDFDVRHQINANYVWNLPFGRGQRYASGIGRLTDALIGGWQTTGIVRWTSGFPFEVNNGNNFPTNYDIQGFATQVAPIPGGRGKLQQRFANPNAVFAAFDFTLPGFSGTRNPLRGDGYFSVDSGLGKTFNVTERYKLKTGIEVFNVSNSVRFDSHSISARVDNSNGFGTAKNELTNPRLAQFYARVQF encoded by the coding sequence TTGTCTGGTGTTGTAACTGATCCAAGCGGCGCGGCGATTCCTGGTGCGACGGTCAACCTGCTGGCACCTCTGACTGGTGCGGCTCGCACGGAGACTACGAATCGCGCGGGCGAGTATTCGTTCCCTCAACTCGCTCCCGGAAAATATGAACTGACGATCGCGGCCCAGGGATTTACGACGGTGAAGAAGCCGCCGTTCGACCTGCTGGTGAGCCAGCCTGCGACGCTCAACTTTACTTTGCAAGTTGCGACGAGCGTATCGGAAGTGACGGTAACGGCGGGCGGACAGCCGGTGCTGAATACGACCGATGCCACGTTGGGCAATACGTTTGAGGGGCAGCGGATTCAGGACCTGCCCATCGAGGCGCGCAATGTGCCTGACCTGTTGAGTCTGCAGCCGGGCGTGACGTTCATGGGACGAACGGATAACAACATCGGTACGCAGTCGGTGGGAAACAACGGCAGCGACTCAAGGAGCGGAACGACGAACGGAGGGCGCTCGGACCAGTCGAACATTACGCTGGACGGGGTGGACGTGAACGACGTCAACAACGGCTATGCGTTTACCAGCGTTCTGCGTGCGACCCAGGATTCGGTGGGCGAGTTTCGCGTGACGACGAGCAATCCGAATGCCGAGGAAGGACGCTCTTCGGGCGCTCAGGTGGCGCTGGTGACGAAGAGTGGCACGAATAATATTCACGGTGCAGTGTATGCGTACAACCGCAATAACGTCTTCCACGCGAACGACTTTTTCAATAAGCAGACGCAGGCTGCGGAAGGTTTGCCGAATACTCCTCTGAAGCTTATTCGTAATGTGTACGGAGCGGATGTGGGAGGGCCGATCAAGAAGGATCGCGCGTTCTACTTTCTGAATTACGAGGGACGACGTGATACACAAGGCTTCGTTTCGAATGGCAACTCGGTGCCGACGCAGCAGTTTCGCAACGGATACATCGAATATCAGTGCGCAGTAGCGCCCGATTGTCCCAGCGGAAGCTATACGCTGACTCCGCAGCAATTGCAGAGTATGGACCCGCAGGCAGTTGGAGCGAATGCAGCGGTGCTGGCGCTGTTTCAGAAGTATCCACTGCCGAACAACCCGACCGTGGGCGATGGCTATAACACCGAGGGTTACAGCTTCTCCTACGATGCCAAGCGCAGCTACAACACGTACATTGCACGGCTGGATTGGACGATAGATGCCAATGGGAAACACACCGTCTACTGGCGCGGCAATTTGCAGAATGACTCGGAGCCGGGCGGGCCGCAGTTTCCGGGGCAGCCGGCGAGCACGACGACGCTGACCAACAATAAAGGTTTCGGAGCGGGGTATACGTATCTGATCAGCCCCAGCCTGGTGAATTCGCTGGTGTTCGGGTTGACGCGGCAAGGCTACAGCGACTCGGGGCTTGTTTCGAGCCCGTATGTCACTCTGCAGGGCGTGACATCGTTACAGTCGTACTCGTCGTCGGACTATACGATTGTGCCGGTGTACAACCTGGCGGACAACCTTACGTGGGCGAAGCACAGTCATAACTTTGCTTTTGGCACGAATCTGCGCTTCATCTCGGACAAGTCTTCGAGCGATGCGCTGTCGTACTCGAATGCGACCGGAACATATCAGTACCTGAATCCCGGATCGATTGCAGGCAGCAACGGACCATTTGATCCAGCGGCGTATGGTTTCCCCGCAGTGACTAACCACTTCTCGTCGAACTACAACTCGGCGCTGATGGGTTTGGTGGGCATCATCAACGTCGGCAACATTACGTACAACAATGACAAGAATGGAAACGTGCTTCCAGTGGGTGCTCCGGTCACGCGCAACTATCGCTGGAATGAGTATGAGTTCTATGGACAGGACTCGTGGAAGGTGAACAAGGACGTGACCCTGACGTACGGGTTGCGGTACTCGTACCTGGAGGTTCCGGCGGAAACCTCGGGCAACCAGGTGGGCATCTGCGTGTTGCAAGGGACCGCATGTGCGCCGGGCGATTACTCGCTCTCGCAGTTTGTAAACCAGAGCGGAGGGTTGGCTGCGCAGGGCAAGGCGGTGAGCGGAGTCGGTGAGCTGGCCTTCCCGCTGAGCGGAAGGTACAATGGCAAGCCAGATTACTGGACGCCGGATAAATTCGACTTCGCGCCGAGGTTTGCCGTGGCGTACTCGCCGTCGGTGACGACGGGCTTCTGGGTCAAGGTGCTGGGTAACAATCTGACCAGCATCCGCGCGGGCTATTCGCTGGTGTTCGACCACTTCGGTGCGGGCATTACAAATGGCTTCGACACAAACGGTTCGTTCGGTTTGTCATCGTCCCTGCAGACCAGCGCGGGCATTTTGAAGATCGCCAACGCGCCGCGCTTCACGAGCACGACCGCGGTCCCGCAAAGCTTGCTGCCGTCGGCGCCTGCGGTGGGCTTCCCGAGCGTCCCGCCGTCGATTGGAGCGATCTCGTGGGCTGAGGACTCGGCGGTCAAGACTCCTTATGCTCACCTGATTGACTTGTCGATTACGCGGCAGATCGGCAATGGATCGTCGCTGGAGGTGTCGTATGTTGGCCATCTAGCTCACCGTTTGCTCGAGCAGGAAGATGTGGCTATGCCCACGAACCTGGCGGCGGCTGGAACGACTTACTTTGCGGCCGCGGCACAGATGTCGGAGATGGCTCGCGCCAATGGCGGCAATGGTGTTGATCCCAAGACCGTACAGCCGAATGCTTACTGGGAACAACTGTTTGGCGCACTGGACGGGCAGGACATTGGGTTCGGGCCGGGTTGGACGGCAACACAGAACATCTATCAGCTCTACCAGGAAAATCTGTATAACGAAGCGAATGCGCTGTACGCGCTTGATATGCCGGACTCGTTGACAGGCGCTGGAATCAATCCGAATGGAGCGTATCCATCGAATCGCTTCTACCACGACCAGTTCTCTGCGCTCTATGCGTGGAGATCGATTGGCGCGTCAAACTACAACTCGCTGCAGGCGGTCTACCGGCAGCAGTTTGGGCTTGGGTTGCAGTTCGATCTGAACTATACCTACTCGAAGTCGCTGGACACGACGTCGCAGGCAGAGCGGCTGAGCAGTTCGGGTTCGACGAACTACGCACAGATCTTCAACACCTGGGAGCCGAACCAGCTCTACGGTGATTCGGATTTTGATGTGCGCCATCAAATCAACGCGAACTACGTCTGGAATCTCCCGTTTGGGCGGGGACAGCGGTATGCATCCGGTATTGGAAGGCTGACTGACGCGCTGATCGGAGGCTGGCAGACGACGGGGATTGTGCGCTGGACCAGCGGGTTTCCATTTGAGGTCAACAATGGAAACAACTTTCCGACGAACTACGATATTCAGGGATTTGCCACGCAGGTGGCGCCGATTCCTGGCGGACGGGGCAAGCTACAGCAGCGATTCGCCAATCCCAATGCTGTGTTTGCAGCGTTCGATTTCACCTTGCCAGGCTTCTCTGGAACTCGGAACCCGCTGCGAGGCGATGGGTATTTCTCCGTGGACTCGGGTTTGGGTAAGACTTTCAACGTGACCGAGCGCTACAAGCTGAAGACCGGCATTGAGGTCTTCAACGTAAGCAACAGCGTACGGTTTGATTCGCACTCGATTTCGGCGAGGGTGGACAACTCGAATGGCTTCGGCACTGCCAAGAATGAGCTGACGAACCCAAGGCTGGCCCAGTTTTATGCGCGGGTTCAGTTCTAG
- a CDS encoding alpha-mannosidase produces MAASALLAPAIGQTMKAPDITTTPTLYVVPYAHLDTQWRWEFPQTISEYLLKTMRVNFDYFDKYPHYVFNWTGANRYRLMKEYYPSDYARMQKYAAEGRWFPAGSSVEEGDVNLPSAEGIFRQILYGNDYFRKDFGKASNEFMLPDCFGFPASLPSILAHAGVKGFSTQKLNSGWQPAAQVGGSDSPEQTPEGIPFNVGRWIGPDGNTIIAALNPGGYGSNVYTDLSKEPTAQVISAPQLTSEERARLTPQQLRMLARPRQTEPDWVKRIDLDGKVTGVYADYHYVGTGDVGGATQEATVKLLEAIVTKSETVLPTPPRFAFAMGEVPKAQENGPMVRVGDGPVHVIESAADQMFNDITPAMATRLPSYKGDLELINHSAGSLTSEAYHKRWILKNEMLADAAEKSSVMAEWLGARPYPMERLNDAWMLELAGHFHDIGAGTATPRAYQFAWNDDIIAANQFAGVLDSATEAVASGLNTDVKGTPVVVFNTLNVEREDLVEAKVDFPNGLPKAVRVTGPDGKDVPAQIEDGKVLFVAKAPSVGYAVYSVAAAEKAERSGLKVTSSSLENARYRVRLDANGDVASIFDKSLNKELLAAPMRLAISNDVPTIYPAWNMDFNDEQAAPRAYVSGPAKIRIKENGPARVSIEVTRETEGSRFVQTVSLAAGDAGNRVEFGDVIDWRTLSANLKAVFPLTASNEDATYNWGVGTIQRPTAMERQFEVASHRWIDLTDKSGTFGATILTDLKNGSDKRDDHTIRLTLLRSPGMHVSPNGRPSNYSDQSNQDWGHHEILYGLAGHAGDWRSAQTDWQAYRLSDPMITFASPKHAGALGKEFSLMHLSNSRVRVLALKRAEASNEVIVRMVELSGKPADDVRVSFVAPVKGAREVNAQEQPLGSATVDNGALVASFTPYQLHTFAVTLDAPQAQLDTVHSQPVALHYDLAVASNDDTKTVGGGFDGKGNAMPAEMLPAEIHYHDVMFHLAPAKTGEPNAVVAHGQTIQLPAGHFNRVYILAAATGGDQSAAFRVGSRSVNLTIEDWGGFIGQWDTREWKPTDERDWAISANHAVWPAPDVAERERRAPSPRYPEDYIGLTPGYIKPANLAWYASHHHTADGLNEPYQYSYLFAYSIPLSGSEHTLTLPDNDKVRVLAVSVADENPRVTPAAPLYDTLGRTEPTGKLEAALP; encoded by the coding sequence GTGGCCGCGTCGGCTTTGCTTGCGCCGGCGATTGGTCAGACGATGAAGGCGCCGGACATTACGACGACGCCAACGTTGTATGTGGTGCCGTATGCGCACCTGGATACGCAATGGCGGTGGGAGTTTCCGCAGACCATCAGCGAGTATCTGCTGAAGACGATGCGCGTGAACTTCGACTACTTCGATAAATATCCGCACTATGTTTTTAACTGGACAGGCGCGAACCGCTATCGGCTGATGAAGGAGTACTATCCCTCGGACTATGCGCGGATGCAGAAGTATGCTGCCGAGGGGCGGTGGTTTCCGGCGGGCTCGTCGGTGGAAGAGGGTGACGTGAATCTGCCGAGCGCGGAAGGTATCTTCCGGCAGATTTTGTATGGCAACGACTACTTCCGCAAAGATTTTGGCAAGGCGAGCAATGAGTTCATGCTGCCGGATTGCTTTGGATTTCCGGCTTCGCTGCCGAGCATTCTGGCGCATGCGGGAGTGAAGGGGTTTTCGACGCAGAAGCTCAATTCGGGCTGGCAGCCGGCTGCGCAGGTGGGCGGGTCTGACTCGCCGGAGCAGACGCCGGAGGGAATTCCGTTCAATGTGGGCCGCTGGATTGGCCCGGATGGAAACACCATAATCGCTGCGCTCAATCCTGGTGGCTATGGCAGCAACGTCTACACGGACCTGAGCAAGGAGCCGACGGCGCAGGTGATCTCGGCACCGCAGCTTACCAGCGAGGAGCGTGCGCGGCTGACGCCGCAGCAGTTGCGTATGCTTGCGCGTCCGCGCCAGACGGAGCCGGATTGGGTGAAGCGCATCGATCTCGACGGCAAGGTGACGGGTGTTTATGCGGACTATCACTACGTTGGCACGGGCGACGTTGGAGGCGCGACACAGGAGGCGACGGTCAAGCTGCTTGAGGCGATTGTGACGAAGAGCGAGACGGTGCTGCCGACGCCTCCGCGGTTTGCGTTTGCGATGGGCGAGGTGCCGAAGGCGCAGGAGAATGGCCCGATGGTGCGCGTGGGCGATGGGCCGGTGCATGTGATTGAGTCTGCCGCCGACCAGATGTTCAACGATATTACGCCTGCGATGGCGACGCGGTTGCCCTCTTACAAGGGCGACCTGGAGCTGATTAATCACTCGGCGGGCTCGCTGACTTCGGAGGCGTATCACAAGCGTTGGATTTTGAAGAATGAGATGCTTGCCGATGCAGCGGAGAAGTCGTCGGTCATGGCGGAGTGGCTTGGTGCGAGGCCGTATCCGATGGAGCGGTTGAACGATGCGTGGATGCTGGAGCTGGCTGGGCACTTCCACGATATCGGAGCGGGAACGGCTACGCCGCGCGCGTATCAGTTTGCGTGGAACGATGACATTATTGCTGCGAACCAGTTTGCGGGAGTTCTGGATAGTGCCACGGAGGCGGTTGCCTCTGGACTGAATACGGATGTTAAAGGCACTCCGGTTGTGGTCTTCAATACGCTGAATGTTGAGCGTGAAGATCTGGTTGAAGCGAAGGTGGATTTCCCGAATGGGCTGCCGAAGGCTGTGCGTGTGACGGGTCCGGATGGGAAGGATGTGCCCGCGCAGATTGAGGATGGCAAGGTGTTGTTCGTCGCGAAGGCGCCTTCGGTGGGGTATGCGGTTTATAGCGTTGCTGCTGCGGAGAAGGCGGAGCGGTCTGGGCTGAAGGTGACGAGTTCTTCGCTTGAGAATGCGCGCTATCGCGTGCGGCTCGATGCGAATGGTGATGTTGCCAGCATCTTCGACAAGTCGCTGAACAAAGAGTTGCTGGCTGCGCCGATGCGGCTGGCCATCTCGAACGATGTGCCGACGATCTATCCGGCGTGGAATATGGACTTCAATGATGAGCAGGCTGCGCCGCGGGCGTATGTCTCGGGCCCGGCGAAGATTCGCATTAAGGAGAATGGTCCGGCGCGCGTCTCGATTGAGGTCACGCGCGAGACGGAGGGTTCGCGGTTTGTCCAGACGGTGAGCCTCGCCGCTGGAGATGCCGGCAATCGTGTCGAGTTTGGCGACGTGATCGATTGGCGGACGCTTTCGGCTAATTTGAAGGCGGTCTTTCCGCTCACGGCCTCGAACGAAGATGCGACCTATAACTGGGGTGTTGGTACGATCCAGCGTCCAACTGCGATGGAGAGGCAATTCGAAGTGGCCTCGCATCGCTGGATTGATTTGACGGACAAGAGTGGCACGTTTGGCGCGACGATTCTTACGGATCTCAAGAATGGTTCGGATAAGCGTGACGACCATACGATTCGCCTGACGCTGCTGCGTTCGCCAGGGATGCACGTCTCGCCGAATGGACGTCCTTCGAACTATAGCGATCAGTCGAATCAGGACTGGGGGCATCACGAGATTCTTTATGGGTTGGCTGGGCATGCTGGCGACTGGCGCTCGGCGCAGACGGACTGGCAGGCGTATCGGCTGAGCGATCCGATGATTACATTTGCTTCTCCGAAACATGCAGGCGCGCTTGGCAAGGAGTTTTCGTTGATGCACCTGAGCAACTCGCGCGTGCGTGTGCTGGCGCTGAAGCGTGCCGAGGCGAGCAACGAGGTCATTGTGCGGATGGTCGAGTTGAGCGGGAAGCCTGCCGATGATGTGCGTGTGTCGTTTGTCGCTCCGGTGAAGGGTGCGCGTGAGGTGAATGCGCAGGAGCAGCCGCTGGGTTCGGCGACGGTTGACAATGGTGCGCTGGTGGCGTCGTTTACTCCGTATCAACTGCATACGTTTGCTGTGACACTGGATGCGCCGCAGGCACAGCTCGATACCGTTCATTCGCAGCCTGTGGCTTTGCACTACGATCTCGCTGTTGCCAGCAATGACGATACAAAGACAGTGGGCGGAGGCTTCGATGGCAAGGGCAATGCGATGCCGGCGGAGATGCTGCCCGCTGAGATTCACTATCACGATGTGATGTTCCATCTTGCGCCGGCGAAGACGGGTGAGCCGAACGCTGTTGTCGCGCATGGTCAGACGATTCAGTTGCCAGCGGGGCACTTCAACCGTGTCTACATTCTTGCCGCCGCTACGGGTGGAGACCAGAGTGCTGCGTTCCGCGTCGGGAGTCGCTCGGTCAATCTCACGATTGAAGATTGGGGAGGCTTTATCGGCCAGTGGGACACGCGCGAGTGGAAGCCTACGGATGAGCGCGATTGGGCCATCTCAGCCAATCATGCCGTGTGGCCCGCGCCTGATGTTGCGGAGCGCGAGCGGCGTGCGCCGTCGCCGCGGTATCCCGAGGACTACATTGGCCTGACGCCGGGTTACATCAAGCCTGCAAACCTCGCGTGGTATGCGTCGCATCATCACACGGCGGATGGGCTCAATGAGCCGTATCAGTACTCGTATCTGTTTGCCTACTCGATTCCACTGAGCGGCAGCGAACACACGCTGACGTTGCCTGATAACGACAAGGTTCGCGTGCTTGCTGTTTCGGTTGCGGATGAGAATCCGAGAGTGACGCCGGCAGCGCCGCTCTACGATACGCTTGGACGCACGGAGCCGACTGGCAAGTTGGAAGCAGCCCTCCCGTAG
- a CDS encoding TonB-dependent receptor yields the protein MQRATKATLGFLCAMMTVWVLMTVSAYAQSDVGTITGFVRDQSGAVVPGAQVTILNEATGEKHAATADASGHYTVTNLSPAVYTMTAESKGFKKFTSTSNKLNASTTLSLDAALAVGAATETVEVTATASVLQTESGSVQSEVTGRQISDQELNGRNPIYMGSLLPGLRSGSTLGDFNFAVGGGVPFQINGARTQDTLVTFDGAPAVRTRGSGAIIGVASVDATEEMQVLTADYQAEYGGAAGGQVRLVTKSGTKDFHGSLYEYLRNSAMNANTWSRNQSATTRFASPFRYNNFGFTAGGPVWIPGFHATDPLRNKLFWFVNEDWIRYRFTDTQTQAVPTMRMRSGDFSELLSANYFYSGTHQIYEPSTCPTVGAATCVAYTGNIIPNGLSPNGIAIMNAYPQPTPGYVSNSNQNWIAQAAHPINQRKEVINVDFVLNDRNHFQYRRQDATYLEYQPFDQGSGLTGKYFNRPNQTNVLGWTWTVTPTIVNELRGTVSIDRVYIPVNDSLLGFNRQKLGINYPYLFPAGKLEPNKIPTVTVPNFYGLAGGPYPSHSQGPIYTLSDSLTKVWGNHTVKGGVYINYQGENDFDQINVSTVPGGANNQNGSFVFTDTRSGLGGTTGIGMANLALGLADSYTEIGPKAYTVWTGQQYEFFLQDSWKVTPKFHIDYGVRFTSITPYKPSWGNSVYFDPASYSASSAPKVDPKTGFVILGTGNPYEGMVIPGFSQFPSSAAAHGVIGAGSNSNACDGGSCNGLFAPKLNKGYVNVENTWQPRLGIAYQADEKTVFRAGVGEFATRMGLLDNIFPGGNPPFQPFVTVAAVTGNLTGMVDNPGASLNSTVAPSLTVTTLNKDLKAPVRWNWNFSIQRELPLSSSVSIAYVGARGTHNWRVIDINQPTIAAVQANIVTKYNVNYIRPYPGYAEIQQEQSNGGAKYNSLQASWNRRFTNRLMFGVSYTWSKSLDDSSNYRDIVPDSYNTTNLWGPSEYDTRHMVVINYLYALPFFVNQNELAGKLLGGWQLSGSAQFQTGVPCGIGTNNDYVGMGGEVGSFGCGSEGQFWVMNGTPRISKTFAGYPGQSGKYFSTTNPDGSAIFTAPPSGTFNLQKGVRDSIYQPGFQNWNIALKKSFPINERSGFEFNAEAYNFINHPNWSGPNLSPTSGQFGEVTGKSTSNPRNLQLGLRYKF from the coding sequence ATGCAAAGAGCCACAAAAGCAACGCTAGGTTTCCTGTGCGCCATGATGACGGTCTGGGTGTTGATGACCGTCTCGGCGTATGCCCAGTCGGACGTGGGAACAATTACAGGCTTTGTGCGCGATCAGTCCGGCGCTGTGGTGCCGGGAGCGCAAGTAACGATCCTCAATGAGGCCACCGGCGAAAAGCATGCTGCTACGGCAGATGCGAGCGGGCACTATACGGTGACGAATTTGTCGCCGGCTGTGTACACCATGACGGCGGAGTCGAAGGGGTTCAAGAAGTTCACCAGCACGAGCAACAAGCTGAATGCCAGCACGACGCTTTCGCTGGATGCTGCGCTGGCAGTGGGCGCTGCGACCGAGACGGTGGAGGTGACGGCGACGGCGTCGGTGCTGCAGACCGAGTCAGGATCGGTGCAGAGCGAGGTGACTGGGCGGCAGATCTCGGACCAGGAGTTGAATGGCCGTAACCCGATCTACATGGGTTCGCTGCTGCCGGGGTTGCGCAGCGGCTCGACGCTGGGCGACTTCAACTTTGCGGTCGGCGGCGGCGTTCCGTTCCAGATCAACGGCGCCCGCACGCAGGATACGCTGGTGACGTTTGACGGCGCTCCCGCGGTGCGCACACGTGGCAGCGGCGCCATCATCGGCGTGGCCAGCGTGGATGCGACGGAAGAGATGCAGGTGCTGACGGCGGATTATCAGGCTGAGTATGGCGGCGCGGCGGGCGGCCAGGTGCGACTCGTGACGAAGAGCGGTACCAAGGACTTCCACGGTTCGCTGTATGAGTACCTCAGGAACTCGGCGATGAACGCCAACACGTGGTCGCGTAATCAGAGCGCTACGACGCGCTTTGCTTCGCCGTTCCGCTACAACAACTTTGGCTTTACGGCTGGCGGTCCGGTCTGGATTCCGGGCTTCCATGCGACCGATCCGCTTCGCAATAAGCTGTTCTGGTTTGTGAACGAAGATTGGATTCGCTATCGCTTTACCGATACGCAGACGCAGGCTGTTCCTACGATGAGGATGCGGTCGGGCGACTTCAGCGAACTGCTGAGCGCGAATTATTTTTATTCGGGAACGCATCAGATTTATGAGCCCTCGACGTGTCCGACGGTTGGGGCAGCGACCTGCGTAGCGTACACGGGCAACATTATCCCGAATGGTCTGAGCCCGAATGGCATAGCGATTATGAATGCCTATCCTCAGCCGACTCCGGGATATGTGTCCAACAGCAATCAGAACTGGATCGCGCAAGCGGCCCACCCGATCAACCAGCGCAAAGAGGTCATCAACGTTGACTTTGTGTTGAATGATCGTAATCACTTTCAGTACCGTCGGCAGGATGCGACGTATCTCGAGTATCAACCGTTTGATCAGGGATCTGGACTGACGGGGAAATACTTCAATCGGCCGAATCAGACGAACGTGCTGGGCTGGACCTGGACAGTGACGCCCACGATCGTCAACGAACTGCGCGGCACAGTGAGTATCGACCGCGTGTATATTCCAGTGAATGATTCCCTGCTTGGTTTCAATCGCCAGAAGCTTGGAATCAACTACCCGTATCTATTTCCGGCGGGCAAGCTGGAACCGAACAAGATTCCTACAGTGACCGTTCCCAACTTTTACGGCTTGGCTGGCGGCCCGTATCCTTCGCACTCGCAAGGACCGATCTATACGCTTTCGGACAGTCTCACGAAGGTTTGGGGGAACCACACGGTCAAGGGCGGCGTTTATATCAACTACCAGGGTGAAAACGACTTCGACCAGATCAACGTGTCGACCGTTCCAGGCGGCGCTAACAACCAGAACGGATCGTTTGTCTTTACCGATACGCGGAGTGGTCTTGGCGGAACGACTGGCATTGGAATGGCAAACCTCGCTCTGGGGCTAGCCGACAGCTATACGGAGATTGGCCCGAAGGCTTACACGGTCTGGACGGGTCAGCAGTATGAGTTCTTCTTGCAGGATTCGTGGAAGGTGACGCCGAAGTTCCATATCGACTATGGCGTGCGCTTCACTTCGATTACGCCGTACAAGCCTTCGTGGGGCAATTCGGTCTACTTCGACCCGGCTTCTTACAGCGCCAGCAGTGCACCTAAGGTTGATCCGAAGACGGGTTTTGTGATCCTGGGTACGGGCAACCCATACGAAGGCATGGTGATTCCAGGGTTTAGCCAGTTTCCAAGTTCGGCTGCGGCGCACGGTGTAATTGGCGCTGGTTCGAACTCGAATGCGTGCGACGGTGGATCGTGCAACGGCCTGTTCGCTCCGAAGCTTAACAAGGGCTACGTCAATGTTGAGAACACGTGGCAGCCGCGTTTGGGCATCGCTTATCAGGCCGATGAGAAGACGGTGTTCCGTGCAGGCGTGGGCGAGTTTGCGACGCGTATGGGCCTGCTGGACAACATCTTCCCCGGCGGCAATCCTCCATTCCAGCCGTTTGTGACGGTGGCTGCGGTTACAGGCAACCTGACCGGGATGGTAGACAATCCGGGTGCTTCGCTTAACTCGACTGTCGCGCCTTCCCTGACGGTGACGACGTTGAACAAAGACCTGAAGGCTCCGGTGCGATGGAACTGGAACTTCTCCATCCAGCGTGAGCTGCCGTTGAGCTCGAGCGTTTCAATCGCATACGTCGGTGCGCGCGGTACACATAACTGGCGCGTCATCGATATCAATCAGCCTACGATCGCTGCTGTCCAGGCGAACATTGTCACCAAATACAACGTGAACTACATCCGGCCGTATCCGGGCTACGCTGAAATCCAGCAGGAGCAGAGCAACGGCGGTGCAAAGTACAACTCGCTGCAGGCCTCCTGGAACCGTCGCTTTACCAACCGGTTGATGTTCGGAGTGAGCTATACGTGGTCGAAGAGCCTGGACGACAGCTCGAACTACCGCGACATCGTTCCTGATAGCTACAACACGACCAATCTGTGGGGGCCGTCGGAGTATGACACCCGTCACATGGTCGTCATCAACTACCTGTATGCCCTGCCATTCTTTGTCAATCAAAATGAGCTGGCTGGCAAGTTGCTAGGCGGCTGGCAGTTGAGCGGAAGTGCGCAGTTCCAGACGGGTGTTCCGTGCGGTATCGGAACCAACAATGACTACGTTGGTATGGGCGGCGAGGTAGGCAGCTTCGGCTGCGGCTCGGAAGGCCAGTTCTGGGTGATGAATGGCACGCCGCGTATCTCGAAGACGTTTGCGGGATATCCGGGGCAGAGTGGAAAGTACTTCTCGACGACCAATCCGGATGGTTCGGCAATCTTCACTGCTCCTCCATCTGGAACGTTCAACCTGCAGAAGGGCGTGCGTGACTCCATCTACCAGCCTGGATTCCAGAACTGGAACATCGCGCTCAAGAAGAGCTTCCCCATCAATGAGAGGAGTGGCTTCGAGTTCAACGCCGAGGCCTACAACTTCATCAACCATCCGAACTGGTCTGGTCCTAACCTCAGCCCAACGTCTGGGCAATTCGGCGAGGTGACGGGCAAGTCGACCAGCAACCCCCGTAACCTGCAACTTGGCTTGCGGTATAAGTTCTAA